One genomic window of Nitrosomonas sp. Is35 includes the following:
- a CDS encoding ABC transporter ATP-binding protein, whose amino-acid sequence MKIPPILHGYRRILFIRLVSNGLLQAALAIGTAWLVKEIFDGFLTVQQPVLDTRAVWLVAGLIMAAACIGWLRMAERIDAEKMGQHYAAEVRILLYDCLSFLTPRTLQKRSRGGVSLRFVGDMTSLRRWISMGLARVTVAGVSTVSALLLLGMINWQLTVTVTVSLAMGAWLTYLFGKRMRAAAKESRRRLSNLAANVNEKVTSIAVVQVFGQVDREREHIIRQGKYLQDSMVARARIAGQILGITEFSAAMTSATTLLAGIFAVTTGTASVGAVIAAITIVGILLPPLRDLGRIQEYWHGAGIARERIKEFLDSPSLVAQTTNAPDLTVRSGGLKFDSVSVTGGLNKLSGTIAPGKVVAVVGPNGAGKSTLLLLAARLIDPHEGKVFLDGQNLAEHSLNSVRQAVGMAGPDLPLLRGTIERNLRYRWRNAPDKEVARVRVLCGIDEMLVPFPEGDKTRVAEGGLNLSVGQRQRIALARALLGNPPLLLLDEADANLDSQASKVIDRILASYQGTVLMVTHHVDHIMAADEIWYLEAGRLLEAGPPAALLSGDGPVARFFGISKPVAI is encoded by the coding sequence ATGAAAATTCCTCCGATACTTCACGGCTACCGCCGTATTCTGTTCATCCGCCTGGTTTCCAATGGGTTATTGCAAGCGGCATTGGCGATTGGCACGGCGTGGCTGGTGAAGGAAATATTCGACGGCTTTCTGACCGTGCAACAGCCGGTGTTGGATACGCGTGCGGTATGGCTGGTCGCAGGATTGATTATGGCAGCGGCGTGTATTGGCTGGCTGCGCATGGCGGAACGCATTGATGCTGAAAAAATGGGGCAGCACTATGCTGCCGAAGTGCGGATCTTGTTGTACGACTGCTTGAGTTTTTTGACTCCCCGGACATTACAAAAGCGCAGCCGGGGCGGTGTATCGCTTCGCTTTGTTGGCGATATGACGTCGTTGCGGCGCTGGATCAGCATGGGATTGGCGCGTGTCACCGTAGCGGGTGTCTCAACCGTATCCGCATTGCTGCTGTTGGGAATGATCAATTGGCAGCTCACCGTCACGGTAACCGTATCGCTCGCCATGGGCGCATGGTTGACTTATCTTTTCGGTAAGCGTATGCGCGCTGCGGCAAAAGAATCGCGGCGGCGCTTATCCAATTTGGCAGCCAATGTGAATGAAAAAGTAACCAGCATCGCGGTTGTGCAGGTATTCGGCCAGGTTGATCGCGAGCGTGAGCACATTATCCGTCAAGGAAAATATTTGCAGGATTCGATGGTTGCCCGGGCGCGCATAGCGGGTCAGATTCTGGGTATTACTGAATTTTCCGCTGCCATGACATCGGCAACCACATTGCTGGCCGGTATTTTTGCGGTAACAACCGGTACCGCGAGTGTCGGTGCGGTTATCGCGGCCATTACCATCGTCGGTATTCTTCTGCCGCCTTTACGTGACTTGGGGCGTATTCAGGAATATTGGCATGGCGCAGGTATAGCACGGGAAAGAATCAAGGAATTTTTGGATAGCCCATCCCTGGTGGCGCAAACAACCAATGCGCCCGATTTGACCGTAAGATCAGGTGGTTTGAAGTTTGACTCAGTCAGCGTGACGGGTGGATTGAATAAGCTGAGCGGTACCATAGCGCCGGGTAAAGTGGTTGCAGTGGTTGGGCCCAATGGCGCGGGCAAATCAACGTTGTTGCTATTGGCTGCGCGGCTGATCGATCCGCATGAAGGCAAGGTGTTTCTCGATGGGCAAAACCTGGCGGAACATAGCTTGAATTCAGTGCGCCAAGCTGTCGGCATGGCCGGACCTGATCTGCCTTTGTTACGCGGCACAATCGAAAGAAATTTACGTTATCGCTGGCGCAATGCGCCGGATAAGGAAGTGGCCAGAGTTCGTGTACTGTGCGGGATTGATGAAATGCTAGTGCCGTTTCCGGAAGGAGACAAAACCCGGGTTGCGGAAGGCGGATTGAATTTATCGGTAGGCCAGCGTCAGCGTATCGCATTGGCCCGCGCTTTGCTGGGAAATCCTCCGCTGCTGCTGCTGGATGAAGCGGATGCCAATCTCGACAGCCAAGCCAGTAAAGTCATCGACCGCATACTGGCTAGCTATCAAGGGACTGTTCTCATGGTGACGCATCATGTAGACCATATCATGGCGGCTGATGAAATCTGGTATCTCGAAGCGGGCCGCTTGCTGGAAGCGGGTCCACCCGCTGCGCTGTTGTCCGGTGATGGGCCGGTTGCGCGGTTTTTCGGTATTAGCAAGCCGGTTGCGATTTGA
- a CDS encoding OprO/OprP family phosphate-selective porin — protein MLRLILSAVLCGFLGSTATFAQEDTSDRSQRAISKKSSPDKKKKKRKPGFFYGNAGTGFRWNKGKSEVRLAGFMQADTRTYFDDVADSGKDNFFLRRIQPSLEVKFNKTHSVFIMPSFSSALGILDVYWEGNFSKPFNIRAGKFKAPFGLERLQSATALAFNERAFPTNLSPNREIGGQIFGDILWGTTEYQVGLFSGMVDNSTGLRDSVIYSNHSGVDFVARLFSHPLKHSDVEFVKGLGLGIAYSYGTQQGNAQRGESHLPVFISPGQQSIASYVRGAFADGSRERIGPQLYYSYGPLGVLGEYTVSQQNVRLGAVTDKVTHDAFQAQLSWVLFNGDASFRRIRPHNPLTLENISSLGAVQLVGRYAVLSLDDKAFAHGLFDSDHAVRKAQDFGIGINWYLNRNIKFQLDYNQTHFTGGAGGGANRAEERVLFSRMQIAF, from the coding sequence TTGCTAAGGCTAATACTGAGTGCGGTGCTATGCGGTTTTCTGGGCAGCACCGCCACTTTTGCGCAGGAAGATACTTCCGATCGATCGCAGCGAGCCATCAGCAAAAAATCCTCCCCGGATAAGAAAAAGAAAAAAAGAAAACCGGGTTTTTTTTATGGCAATGCGGGAACCGGATTCCGATGGAATAAAGGCAAAAGTGAAGTACGGCTGGCTGGGTTTATGCAGGCGGATACCCGTACTTATTTTGACGATGTGGCGGATTCCGGCAAAGACAATTTTTTCTTGCGGCGGATTCAACCTTCACTCGAAGTTAAATTTAATAAAACGCATAGCGTTTTTATCATGCCGAGCTTTTCATCGGCGTTGGGAATTCTGGATGTGTACTGGGAAGGTAATTTTTCTAAGCCATTCAACATTCGAGCCGGTAAATTCAAAGCTCCATTTGGCTTAGAGCGTTTGCAGTCAGCTACTGCACTGGCTTTCAATGAGCGTGCTTTTCCCACCAATTTGTCACCCAATCGCGAGATTGGCGGGCAAATTTTCGGCGATATTTTGTGGGGTACCACGGAATATCAAGTCGGACTTTTCAGCGGAATGGTCGACAATAGCACCGGGTTGCGCGATAGCGTGATTTATTCAAACCACAGTGGGGTAGATTTCGTAGCGCGGCTGTTTTCCCATCCGCTCAAGCATAGTGATGTTGAGTTTGTAAAAGGTCTAGGGCTCGGAATTGCTTACAGTTATGGCACGCAGCAGGGCAATGCGCAGCGTGGCGAGTCTCACTTGCCGGTGTTTATTTCTCCCGGCCAGCAATCGATCGCTTCCTATGTGCGGGGTGCTTTTGCCGATGGCAGCCGGGAGCGGATTGGTCCGCAGCTCTATTATTCCTACGGTCCATTGGGCGTGCTTGGCGAGTATACTGTCTCTCAGCAGAATGTGAGACTCGGTGCAGTGACCGATAAAGTCACTCATGATGCTTTTCAAGCGCAATTGTCCTGGGTGCTGTTTAACGGCGATGCTTCCTTTCGCCGGATCCGGCCGCACAATCCGCTGACACTGGAAAACATCAGTTCGTTGGGCGCGGTGCAACTGGTCGGGCGATATGCGGTATTAAGCCTCGATGACAAAGCATTTGCGCATGGTCTGTTTGACTCGGATCACGCGGTTAGAAAAGCGCAGGATTTCGGTATCGGTATTAATTGGTATCTCAATCGCAATATTAAATTCCAATTGGATTACAATCAGACCCATTTCACGGGCGGTGCCGGTGGTGGAGCGAACAGGGCGGAAGAGAGGGTGTTGTTCTCGCGCATGCAAATTGCGTTTTGA
- a CDS encoding Tim44 domain-containing protein — protein sequence MKQTLTFLTLAFLSFGLLAFDAEAKRMGGGKNIGTQRQSVNPAPNTQKAAPAATPAAAPSAGSKWGGALAGLAAGGLLAALFMGGAFENINMMDFVIMALLIGVVFFVIRMLRKPRAEQAASMQYSGMGAAAGTQDRFNTPPFTAPAETASGEDSGGTYQQSNIPADFKVEPFIRNAKASFIRLQAAHDRGDINEIRDFTTAEMLAEISAQMKEQGDTQQKSEVMFIDANLLEVETTEDMAIASVRFTGQLRELPNGEPEAFDEIWHVQKDLKDPNATWLLSGIQQVP from the coding sequence ATGAAGCAGACACTCACCTTTCTGACTTTGGCTTTTCTTAGTTTTGGATTACTCGCTTTCGATGCGGAAGCAAAACGTATGGGCGGCGGTAAAAATATAGGCACGCAACGCCAATCGGTCAATCCGGCACCCAATACGCAAAAAGCAGCGCCTGCTGCAACACCAGCCGCGGCTCCTTCCGCTGGCAGCAAATGGGGCGGCGCATTAGCGGGTCTGGCAGCAGGCGGCTTATTGGCTGCGCTATTCATGGGCGGTGCGTTTGAAAATATCAACATGATGGATTTTGTGATTATGGCGTTACTGATTGGCGTTGTTTTCTTCGTCATCCGTATGCTGCGAAAACCCAGAGCGGAGCAAGCAGCTTCGATGCAGTATTCCGGCATGGGTGCTGCTGCGGGTACGCAAGACCGTTTCAATACGCCCCCCTTCACTGCACCTGCAGAAACTGCTTCCGGTGAAGACAGCGGAGGCACATATCAGCAATCGAATATTCCTGCGGATTTCAAAGTAGAACCTTTTATCCGCAACGCCAAAGCTTCGTTTATCCGCTTACAGGCCGCGCATGATCGTGGCGATATCAATGAAATCCGTGATTTCACAACCGCGGAAATGCTGGCGGAAATAAGCGCACAGATGAAAGAACAGGGCGATACGCAACAAAAATCGGAAGTCATGTTTATCGATGCCAACTTGCTGGAAGTGGAAACTACCGAGGATATGGCGATTGCCAGCGTGCGCTTCACCGGCCAGCTGCGCGAACTTCCAAACGGCGAACCGGAAGCATTTGATGAAATCTGGCACGTGCAAAAAGATTTGAAAGATCCTAACGCCACTTGGTTATTGTCCGGAATTCAACAAGTTCCGTAA
- a CDS encoding DUF1611 domain-containing protein produces MNTLLISQERLLQAKIAYTPRNLKLETVAALLQGDEVIPDAGDMVLAKVTKIGHHSGLELAHGRRSALFAGDEIIVCYGDRYAPDQFEAHVSDDLQACDLVASGGIASRVNYRHASVKAPTSIEPIGLLLDSHNQRINLRDTALPKLVSLFPRPYTIAVTGTAMNAGKTTTAATLIRGLVNAGYTVGAAKVTGTGSGRDTWLMTDAGSKLTLDFTHAGFPSTYMLTPEQVDHIVETLVMHLSAARVDAIVLEVADGLLQRETAALLDSKVFARAVDSVIFAAGDAMGAVAGIEHLKRKKLPVSAVSGRLTASPLAIIETEKATGLPVFDKAALSSPAIASALHIPLQGSSLRKILAG; encoded by the coding sequence ATGAACACTTTACTTATCAGCCAAGAGCGTTTGCTGCAAGCGAAGATTGCTTATACGCCGCGCAACTTAAAATTGGAAACAGTAGCGGCGTTGTTGCAAGGGGACGAAGTAATTCCCGATGCCGGCGATATGGTGCTGGCGAAGGTTACCAAGATTGGCCACCATAGCGGGCTGGAATTGGCTCACGGACGGCGTTCCGCGCTATTTGCAGGTGACGAAATCATTGTCTGCTATGGTGATCGTTATGCGCCCGATCAGTTTGAAGCGCATGTGTCGGATGATTTGCAGGCATGCGATCTGGTGGCATCCGGCGGCATAGCTTCGCGTGTTAATTACCGTCACGCCAGTGTCAAAGCACCGACCAGCATCGAACCCATCGGTTTATTGCTGGATAGCCATAATCAGCGCATCAATTTGCGGGATACCGCACTGCCTAAACTGGTCAGTTTGTTTCCACGCCCCTACACAATAGCGGTAACCGGAACTGCGATGAATGCCGGCAAAACAACCACTGCGGCCACTTTGATTCGCGGCCTGGTCAATGCAGGCTATACCGTAGGCGCAGCAAAAGTGACCGGCACCGGTTCCGGCAGGGATACTTGGCTCATGACCGATGCCGGATCCAAATTAACGTTGGATTTCACGCACGCCGGTTTTCCTTCGACGTATATGCTTACGCCGGAGCAAGTCGACCATATCGTGGAAACGCTTGTTATGCATCTGAGCGCAGCCAGAGTGGATGCGATTGTGCTGGAAGTGGCCGATGGCTTGTTGCAGCGCGAGACAGCTGCTTTGCTGGACTCCAAAGTCTTTGCACGAGCCGTGGATAGCGTAATTTTCGCCGCAGGCGATGCCATGGGCGCGGTGGCAGGTATTGAGCACTTAAAGCGTAAGAAGCTGCCGGTAAGCGCGGTCAGCGGCCGGTTGACAGCTTCTCCTCTGGCGATCATTGAAACAGAAAAGGCCACCGGATTACCTGTGTTTGATAAGGCTGCGCTCAGTTCTCCAGCTATCGCCAGTGCGCTGCATATTCCGCTGCAAGGTTCATCGCTGCGGAAAATATTGGCAGGCTAG
- the epsC gene encoding serine O-acetyltransferase EpsC, producing MNNSKQTRDLLLRSAQLDVDSIVAELRTLRLASLESRNRHDRPPRLPSRRILASVAEGLSAAMFPNRLGSSELADEGIDHYVGHTLNMTLRELMVQIQNELHYNSGLEMLSDEDRAQSIAITQSFAKRLPQIRTLLESDIKAAYEGDPAARNLDEVLVCYPGIMAILHYRLAHVLHGLGVPLIARMISEIAHSVTGIEIHPGAQIGGSFFIDHGTGVVIGETAIIGQNVRLYQAVTLGAKRFPVDENGALVKGNLRHPIVEDDVVIYAGATILGRITIGRGSTIGGNVWLTRSVPPGSNISQAQMRQEVYENGAGI from the coding sequence GTGAACAATAGCAAGCAGACACGGGATCTTTTGCTGCGCAGCGCGCAGCTGGATGTGGATAGTATCGTAGCGGAGCTGCGCACGCTGCGGCTGGCGTCATTGGAAAGCCGCAACCGGCATGACCGGCCGCCCAGGTTGCCGTCGCGCAGGATTCTGGCCAGTGTTGCGGAAGGCTTGAGCGCGGCCATGTTTCCGAACCGGCTGGGTTCATCGGAGCTGGCGGATGAAGGCATCGATCATTATGTCGGGCATACCTTGAATATGACGTTGCGCGAGCTGATGGTGCAGATTCAAAATGAATTGCACTACAACTCGGGATTGGAAATGCTCAGCGATGAAGATCGCGCGCAATCGATTGCCATTACGCAATCCTTTGCCAAACGTTTACCGCAAATCCGCACCCTGCTGGAGAGCGATATCAAGGCGGCGTATGAGGGCGATCCGGCAGCGCGCAATCTCGATGAAGTGCTGGTTTGTTATCCCGGCATCATGGCGATTTTGCATTACCGGCTGGCGCATGTTTTGCATGGCTTGGGCGTGCCGTTGATCGCGCGCATGATTTCGGAAATCGCGCATTCGGTAACCGGTATCGAAATCCATCCCGGAGCGCAGATCGGCGGCAGTTTCTTTATCGATCACGGTACCGGCGTGGTGATTGGCGAGACCGCGATCATCGGCCAGAATGTCCGGCTGTATCAAGCGGTGACACTGGGGGCCAAACGTTTCCCGGTGGACGAGAATGGCGCCTTGGTGAAAGGGAATCTGCGCCATCCGATTGTCGAGGACGATGTGGTGATTTATGCCGGCGCTACGATATTGGGGCGCATTACCATCGGGCGAGGATCGACGATCGGCGGCAACGTCTGGTTGACGCGCAGTGTGCCGCCGGGCAGCAATATTTCCCAAGCGCAGATGCGCCAGGAAGTGTACGAAAATGGCGCTGGAATTTGA
- a CDS encoding IS5 family transposase (programmed frameshift): protein MEITETQYQQIEHCLPRQRGNVSHSNLQVLNAILYVAEHGCKWRGLPKRFGNWHTIYTRMNRWAKSGVLSHVFGQLQHQQIIRIRIETVSLDSTSIKVHPDGTGAFKKNGPQSIGKSRGGWTTKIHLVAADSRTTISFALSPGHAHDAPEGRQLLLSLGPVNTPTYLLMDRAYEGDQTRQLALDLGYIPVVPPKANRLSPWEYNRAMYKKRNEIERLFRRLKGFRRIFSRFDKLDVVFISFIHFALIVEAIRLC from the exons ATGGAAATCACCGAAACTCAATATCAACAGATCGAGCACTGCCTGCCGCGTCAGCGTGGCAACGTCAGCCATTCCAATCTGCAAGTTCTCAATGCCATTCTTTACGTTGCCGAGCATGGCTGCAAGTGGCGAGGACTGCCCAAGCGATTCGGCAACTGGCATACCATCTATACCCGCATGAATCGCTGGGCAAAGAGTGGTGTACTGAGCCATGTATTTGGGCAACTTCAGCATCAGCAAATCATCCGTATCCGTATTGAAACTGTTTCGCTGGACAGCACCAGCATCAAAGTCCATCCCGACGGTACGGGTGCGT TTAAAAAAAACGGCCCCCAATCCATCGGAAAATCTCGAGGTGGATGGACCACCAAAATTCATCTGGTTGCCGCAGATTCCAGAACAACCATAAGCTTTGCCCTCTCGCCCGGTCACGCCCACGATGCGCCAGAGGGCAGGCAGCTTTTGCTTTCCCTCGGTCCCGTCAATACGCCCACCTACCTGCTGATGGATCGTGCTTATGAGGGCGACCAAACCCGGCAACTGGCACTAGATTTGGGTTACATCCCGGTTGTTCCGCCCAAAGCAAATCGCTTGTCACCCTGGGAATACAACCGTGCCATGTACAAAAAACGCAACGAGATCGAACGATTGTTCAGAAGGCTCAAGGGATTTCGCCGCATCTTCTCCAGGTTCGATAAGCTCGATGTCGTCTTCATCTCCTTTATCCACTTCGCTCTCATCGTCGAAGCAATCAGATTGTGTTAA
- a CDS encoding DUF2165 domain-containing protein — MYTRLSKLVMVLAFALYASLVVFNNLTDYNSNFTLVAHVLMMDTTFPGNQGLWRAIHSPVIHHTVYGLIIGTEIVIAVLCWLGGLRLYRSIQNPAAFNQAKGLAILGLTLGLLLWFTGFMAVGGEWFLMWQSETANGQQAAFRLVMIIAAILIYLTQADEAQQI; from the coding sequence ATGTATACGAGATTATCAAAACTTGTCATGGTGTTGGCTTTCGCACTGTATGCTTCGCTGGTGGTGTTCAATAACCTCACCGATTACAACTCGAATTTCACGCTGGTAGCACATGTGCTGATGATGGACACCACGTTTCCCGGTAATCAAGGGTTATGGCGCGCCATTCATTCTCCGGTCATTCATCACACCGTTTACGGCCTCATCATAGGCACCGAAATCGTTATTGCCGTGCTGTGCTGGCTTGGCGGATTGCGTTTATACCGGAGCATCCAAAATCCCGCCGCTTTCAATCAAGCAAAAGGTTTGGCAATTCTCGGACTGACACTGGGCTTGTTACTGTGGTTTACCGGATTCATGGCAGTTGGCGGCGAATGGTTTCTGATGTGGCAATCGGAAACAGCCAATGGACAGCAGGCTGCATTCCGTTTAGTGATGATCATTGCCGCCATTCTCATTTACCTGACCCAAGCGGATGAAGCACAGCAGATTTGA
- a CDS encoding heme-binding protein: MTAHKLILTLDDAKKIVAGAEAEAKRNGWPVVIAIVDDGGHLLHLQRLDGAQYGSTQVAIEKARAAIAFRRPTKIWEENIAAGHLRYLNLPGTLPIEGGLPVTVDNQFTGAVGVSGVRSHQDAQIAQAGIDALLSNK, translated from the coding sequence ATGACGGCTCATAAACTCATACTGACGCTGGATGACGCAAAGAAAATAGTCGCCGGAGCGGAAGCGGAAGCCAAACGGAACGGCTGGCCGGTTGTCATCGCCATTGTCGACGATGGCGGGCATTTATTGCATCTGCAACGTCTTGACGGGGCGCAGTACGGCAGTACCCAAGTTGCGATTGAGAAAGCGCGTGCGGCGATTGCATTCCGCCGTCCGACTAAAATATGGGAAGAAAATATTGCCGCGGGGCATTTGCGCTATTTGAATTTGCCTGGAACATTACCGATCGAAGGCGGCCTGCCGGTTACGGTCGACAATCAATTTACCGGCGCAGTCGGTGTCAGTGGCGTGCGGTCGCATCAGGATGCGCAGATTGCTCAGGCCGGGATTGATGCTTTGTTATCGAATAAGTAA
- a CDS encoding IS5 family transposase (programmed frameshift), with protein MEITETQYQQIEHCLPRQRGNVSHSNLQVLNAILYVAEHGCKWRGLPKRFGNWHTIYTRMNRWAKSGVLSHVFGQLQHQQIIRIRIETVSLDSTSIKVHPDGTGAFKKNGPQSIGKSRGGWTTKIHLVAADSRTTIGFALSPGHAHDAPEGRQLLLSLGPVNTPTYLLMDRAYEGDQTRQLALDLGYIPVVPPKANRLSPWEYNRAMYKKRNEIERLFRRLKGFRRIFSRFDKLDVVFISFIHFALIVEAIRLC; from the exons ATGGAAATCACCGAAACTCAATATCAACAGATCGAGCACTGCCTGCCGCGTCAGCGTGGCAACGTCAGCCATTCCAATCTGCAAGTTCTCAATGCCATTCTTTACGTTGCCGAGCATGGCTGCAAGTGGCGAGGACTGCCCAAGCGATTCGGCAACTGGCATACCATCTATACCCGCATGAATCGCTGGGCAAAGAGTGGTGTACTGAGCCATGTATTTGGGCAACTTCAGCATCAGCAAATCATCCGTATCCGTATTGAAACTGTTTCGCTGGACAGCACCAGCATCAAAGTCCATCCCGACGGTACGGGTGCGT TTAAAAAAAACGGCCCCCAATCCATCGGAAAATCTCGAGGTGGATGGACCACCAAAATTCATCTGGTTGCCGCAGATTCCAGAACAACCATAGGCTTTGCCCTCTCGCCCGGTCACGCCCACGATGCGCCAGAGGGCAGGCAGCTTTTGCTTTCCCTCGGTCCCGTCAATACGCCCACCTACCTGCTGATGGATCGTGCTTATGAGGGCGACCAAACCCGGCAACTGGCACTAGATTTGGGTTACATCCCGGTTGTTCCGCCCAAAGCAAATCGCTTGTCACCCTGGGAATACAACCGTGCCATGTACAAAAAACGCAACGAGATCGAACGATTGTTCAGAAGGCTCAAGGGATTTCGCCGCATCTTCTCCAGGTTCGATAAGCTCGATGTCGTCTTCATCTCCTTTATCCACTTCGCTCTCATCGTCGAAGCAATCAGATTGTGTTAA
- the cysK gene encoding cysteine synthase A: MANWFENNSLSIGRTPLVRLNRVTDGAAALVLGKIEGRNPAYSVKCRIGAAMIDDAERRGLLDPGKEIVEPTSGNTGIALAFVAAARGIPLTLTMPETMSVERRKLLVALGAKLELTEGARGMNGALAKAEEIVASNPGRYVLLQQFRNPANPAIHEKTTGPEIWDDTDGAVDIFVAGVGTGGTITGVSRYLKQTKGKAITSVAVEPTASPVLSQKRAGVSLAPGPHKIQGIGAGFVPDNLDLALVDEIEQVSNEEAILYARRLAREEGILAGISCGAAVAAAVRHAKRPENAGKTIVVILPDSAERYLSSILFEGMFDAQGLATE, encoded by the coding sequence ATGGCAAATTGGTTTGAAAATAATTCATTATCGATTGGGCGTACCCCGCTGGTGCGGCTTAATCGGGTGACGGATGGTGCGGCAGCGCTGGTGCTGGGGAAAATCGAAGGACGCAATCCGGCATACTCGGTGAAATGCCGCATTGGCGCGGCGATGATCGACGACGCTGAACGCAGAGGTTTGCTGGATCCGGGCAAAGAGATTGTCGAACCAACCAGCGGCAATACCGGGATTGCATTGGCGTTTGTCGCTGCGGCACGGGGAATTCCGCTGACCTTGACGATGCCGGAAACGATGAGTGTGGAGCGGCGCAAATTACTGGTTGCGCTGGGCGCCAAACTGGAATTGACTGAAGGCGCGCGCGGCATGAACGGCGCTTTGGCTAAGGCGGAAGAAATCGTCGCTTCTAATCCCGGGCGCTATGTGTTGTTGCAGCAATTTAGAAATCCGGCCAATCCGGCCATCCACGAGAAGACCACCGGTCCGGAAATCTGGGACGATACCGACGGCGCTGTCGATATTTTTGTCGCAGGCGTGGGAACGGGTGGCACGATTACCGGTGTTTCACGTTATCTCAAGCAAACCAAAGGCAAAGCCATTACCTCGGTGGCAGTTGAGCCTACCGCCAGTCCGGTACTATCGCAAAAGCGCGCAGGTGTGTCGCTGGCACCCGGGCCGCATAAAATTCAAGGGATCGGCGCCGGTTTTGTACCGGATAATCTCGATCTTGCGCTGGTGGACGAAATTGAACAAGTCAGTAATGAGGAAGCCATACTGTATGCGCGGCGTTTGGCGCGCGAAGAGGGTATTTTGGCAGGCATTTCCTGCGGTGCTGCGGTCGCGGCTGCGGTGCGCCACGCCAAGCGCCCTGAGAATGCAGGAAAAACCATCGTGGTGATATTGCCGGATTCCGCCGAACGTTATCTGAGCAGTATTCTTTTTGAAGGTATGTTTGATGCGCAAGGCTTGGCAACAGAGTGA